TATCGAATAGTTAGTTATTGAATCATTAGCGCGATGTATTTAGCAGTAACTGTAACAGCACATCACTCACATCAGTGTTCTTTACAGCCCCTCTTTACAGAAATGTTCAGttcagtacaaaataaaaactgctgaagattattaaagaaaataatgtaaactAACCGTATATGTGCAACgttatattccttttttttaacactattgtGTTGACGATGTAAATCCAGTAATTTTCGCGTGGATACTGGAAACGGTTTGTTTTCATTGAGTAAATAATGCATACCTGCTTGCAGCTAACTCTAAATCAAAGCCCTGTTTAGTACATGTTGTTAGTTAATATTACTCattgctagggctgggcgatatatctaacgatatgatcatgcgcatctagtcagtaaatctggttccgtgattagcgctaaatcgccatcacctgctttcaaatggagcggcatttaatagacagagccgtagatcactgacaagctacgcaatattgcgttgattatcccagatgaatcgccttcgataatcaacgcgatattgcgtaccttgtcagtgaactacggctctgtctattaaaaaatacagtatatacagtatatacagtatatataaatgtacccTACTTAAATGTACAGTTACACTTGTAACAAGGACGCTGTAAAATAAAGCGAAAAATCACTACAGgaattacaaatatacatatgtTACATTATCAGAAGTGCATCCCAGAACAGCAGTCCCACATGTAGAATAACACACGTTTTGTAAAGAATCCAACaaaaatatgtgcttttaaaCCCTCTGTAATCAAGTACTCCATAGTTGTCTGTTGTAAATTAATTGCTgtaaacacttttatatataattaatgtctGTATTTTTTGTCTGCTCTCTTAAAAGACTTGAACAGTGCAGAGATTCTCCAGGATCAGTATTTACAGTCTGCCTGGAAGAAAAACAGCAGTATACTGGTAAAGTAAAATGGATTTTAAGGCTTAGCTCACCCTAAAATGATAACTGTCACTATATGTACAGATTAGGGGTGTCCCCGACTAAAGATCTTAATAGTCAAATCGAAATGTTTGAATCTTGCCGATATTCGACTGATGGTTGAATCATGTGTTTTGGGGGCGGGGCAAAATACACTAAcaagagtcaagtcagacattcgacGGTCGTAATTAcattaacacacagggaaaatgtgtaacggACGCTTCGCAGATACAAAcggggtaaataatgttttatgttttgattaaaagatagttaacattAGACGTCAGCAGAAGCCTAAGaattccaacatttttttttacaatagtgctctcattataatgttgaataactatatgacagtagttattaatgtttTCCATCTCTGTTTTGAGCTGTGCGGTGAAGATGACCAGTAGAATATGAGCAGCAGGTTTTGAAGCAGcaggatttaaaggggtcatatgatgctgctaaaaagaacattatgttgtgtattttgtaatgaaatgtgtgtttatgcggtttaagggttcaaaaaacacatcattttccacataatgtacattattgttttctttctctatgccccacctttctgaaacgcgtaaatttttacaaggctcatcggactgaaaagcgaggtgtgttgtgattggctaaatgcAGCATGTGACgcaaatgttacaccccttaccacaGCGGTTCTCAATCCCAGTTtccgcgcccccctgctctgcatattgcGATTGATATGATCCCCACACCGTGTTCACATGCTCCCtgccctgagcaggggaaatcctttgaagtttacttcacttccgaACATTCATTCATGCCATGGATTTGTGCTGCTGCCTGCAGCGTCtgcacacacggacaagtgtgacatcatataactctgtaaataaatacaatttaaattcacgtctcgcacactttaatgcccttaaACATATACACTcgtttcgaactggaatcatggcagaatatccggtcatgtccacttcgcagggcacttacggtcgaatagaacaaatgttgTACGTGATaagaggactgggattgggaaacgCTGCcttactgtgatgccgtgtcccagcgagacaagacaaaaacaataaaacccattacaaacgaggcatttgttgcatccagtggggacgtaatttctgattataatgacttataaacaataaaacccattacaaacgaggcatttgttgcatccagtggggacgtaatttctgattataatgacttaacaaacgctactctacactgctcaaaactcacgtttgaatcatcagtgacaaattctttaaatatgaaaacgtactttgtacttacaggctgtgagtcagaaacaccagactgtctttgcaaagttgtaactgctccactttatagaaacagacaccggcattgtaggctactctctcaggaaacagtcctcgtcctccgtaaaatgcgctgcacacatctgaatatttgggttgaataaaacagtgttgtaaatacaacttaaccactgatttctagtcatgtcctcttatGGAAGGCAAAActaagtagcttcgctttcacaacgaaacacacaccGCCTTCACAACATGGTGCTGGCGGCAACaacactacagcgagaataaaagttatgccttctttctttgcgtgaacattagggcggcgttatgcaaatcttcccacatcgtgacgtagacatgtgggggtgtgttaaaACAGGCCGTTtcagggggcgtggacaagtcttaacttttataaagaatatctatttggatttgagactttagtctttgcaactttacagatcttctttatgcaccaagagcttgtaacattccaaagagaaaggaaaaattgaaatcgcatcatatgacccctttaactcatcatttatctAATTTATTATCATATAGAATACAATTCGTTATTTATTCAGCATAACGTTAATATTAGGACTTACAGGCTTACTGAACAAAATGCCCCGAATGCATTAACGTGTCTGCACAGCTCTGAATGAACTCCTTTTGTGGACGTGTTCTTCATGCAACAACGTGCAGAAACACagcaactaaactctaaaaattcacaccgttttattataatagtgttctcattatatttgttatgtatatgacTATTCCcatcatagttattaatattctgcattgttgcTTGTCCTGCTGGCGCTGTGCGCTGAAGACATAATCACCATAGTACTACAATGAAGTGCTTTACTGCAGCGCAACTCAACCAAAGGCATCTTATACAAgagaaataatatatacacaatttatattaattgttcagccctacacaatatatataaaaactggcTGAAAcgttttgaaatcacttgtaccctacctgatcaaaaaaaattcagtctttcactttcactcaagttgagtcttgttaaagttttaaatctcTGCGCCAAGATGCTCCTCTGTCCGTCAAggattatggaaagtgaaactctaatctataggggtggttggatttattttCACGCacgtttaaatgtttatttgaactgaagcttctttcttttcagattcttatttacagcattatttcaATAGGCTGTGtattaacttattgggagaaaaccagtAGTTCTATGTGAATTCAGACATTTGAGCAGCCacatatagccaaaatggcatgatcataaTTTCTTTTGAGATTTTAACTGTGGGATTGTTAGTATGTTAGGTTTTTTCCTATGAAGCATCGAATCTTCAACTATTCGGGGTCACCCCTAGTAAAGATACTCTGAAAATGGAACTgatgtgttgttgttattgtgtgtgttcAGCCGTGGACGCTGGACAGCTCCATCAGCGATGAGAACAGAGAGGCCATTGAGAGCATGCTGCTGGAGGAACAGTATCCTTCACTCTTCTCACGTTACACTGATTCATTCtcattttgttcatgtttggTTTTCACCATCCCATAATGCACAATGGATGTGATCATTCATTAAAAGCattgtttttcttaaaagaaaaggTATTATTTTGCCAGTAAAAAAGCACCAAAGGTGGCATGGACCAATGAGAAGACTAAAGTAAAAAAGTGAGCTGCCTTCTTTTATTCCTTTATGTTCATGAATatgtaaacacatacacaaccgttcaaaagtttggtgtatgtaagatttttttcaataCTGTCAATCCAGcaagaacacacaaaaaattataaaaaatgatagtaaagacttCAACATTGTTACAGATGttttcacatgaataaattacaaattaatatacattaaaatagaaaaatattattttaaatttgctatAAGTATAGTAATTCATTCAGAATATCTTTGTAGGGCATTGGTGAAGAGTTCTGGAGCTCAGACTCGTTGGGTTGAAGAGGAGAAAGATCTCTTTGAGAAAGGACTGGTATGTCTTCTGAACACAGAAAACAgtgctctctctcactctctctctcatataagagactaaattgtatttttatttatttatttatttgaatggttTCTAGGCTCAGTTTGGCCGTAGGTGGACAAAGATCGCCAAACTAATCGGCACTAGGACAGTTCTGCAGGTGAAGAGCTATGCTAAGCAGTACTTCAAAAATAAGGTATGACTTTAGCCCATTTCTTAGATGTACTTATGAAATAAGGTATGTTTTTGGTTCAGATGTTTGTAGTGcttaaattaattcattcatatataaggtaatatttttaaatataaaaatatttattgtgttatgtttattttttttttctataaataatatatcttctttagatcttaaaaatatattgccACCtcttcatttgttcatgattttgGGGGTCACTAATGAACAGTTGACCACCTGAACTAATTTAGCatgttatgatatttttgatcgtaatgataatatatattttaagatacttATTGTGGGTCTACTATTATTGCCTTCCTGTCACATGACAATAAAATGACTTCCTTCATGTTGGTTGTACCATTGTGACTGAATTTGACGAAAACTATCAATTCTTGTTTTAGTGATAAATACTaagttacattgtaaaaaaaaagtaataatactaatattataaaaattgaaattttattattgtatggtgttgggttggtttttttttttttttttttttatgtttttttttgatgtattttttttttttcaccaaatttgcatttatttcatgaaaatacagaacaaaaacaataatattgtgaaatattattacaatttaaactgtttcctatttcaatatttttctaaatgtctatgatgacaatttttaaagaatttttagcatcattccagtcttcactgtcatatgattcttcagaaatcgttctaatatgctgattttctgctccaaaaaacaaaaacaaacaaacaaacaaaaaactgattatcaaagttaaaaacagttgtgctgcttaatattttttgacaactactttaaaaaaaaaaaaacaaacaaacaatttaataacatattttattactgtttaattgtttttcatgtttttcaatatgtatgttaattaatatcaatatgaatattaattcagaAATTGTAAATTGTATGTGCAAAATgtgttcttaatattttttgaacattgtattaaaataatcagTAAGCATCCCTTTATCAGTGGTACTAGTAGTCATTTTTTTCCCGTGTCTGAACTTTAGTCTAAAACAGACACACCAGCCAAAGTGCCCTCGTCTAATGTGACTTCAGACACCATGTCGGTCCCCTCGATCCAGCCTCATGTCTCAGCCCTGACCAATGCTGTGCGCATCGAGCAACTTTCTGATGATGAAGATGTTGACATCACCGATGACTGCAGTGACGATGGGCTTCAGTGTGAAAACCAGCCAGAGCCCCCAGGCTCCCCAGAGTGCAACCACAAAGAAGAACTCAGTCCAATGCCACATCCGTTAGACGTACTTTTAAACCCTGTGTCTGAATCAGGAAGCACAGCTGAAGATGGAGCCACTGAGCCAGTTACAAATGGAAACGCTGGCATTATTACTCATATTGAGATTGATTCTGAACCTGAAGAGGAAAGTGGGACGCGCTTCTCTAAATCAGGCAGCCCAGGCAAACACAGCCTGTCTGAGGAGGAGAGCACTGAAAGAGAAGGTACATCACTAGCACTTCATTTAATCTCTGTAACTGTAACAGACCATTAGCATTAGcagaattatgggtaatgtatTCTTGTACTCCAGATAAGACTGAATCAGGTGGAAGTcctgaggaggaggtggaggaagaCCAGGAGGAGCTCAGAGCTCCTGATCAGGAGGTTGTACTGGACCTAAACACCATCACAGAGGAGGAGAAGCAAGCCTTCCCAGAATTCTTTGAGGGGCGTCCATCAAAAACCCCAGAGAGATATCTAAAAATCCGCAATTACATCCTGGACCAGTGGTGAGACGTCATTCTGTGCACTTCTGAGGAACATTTCCAAGTTCTTACATACATAGACTGTCATAGTACACATACTACATATActgaaaatagtgtttttttatttatttattttttataaaagtaaaacaaagtatgttttaaataatatgtttgaatttatacttgttttatttaaataaaaaaaaaaaaaattatatttttctatattaaataaaaaaaaaatatatatatatatatatatacaatttttttttttattttatatatcagaaCAGTTGTGCTTGCTGCTTAAAATATTTAtggaaactgattaaaaaaataataattaggatcctttgatgaatattatttttttgacaatttaaaatacttactgtaatttttcatcaatttagagcatccttgctgaatgaaagtattaatttctttcaaaagaaaaatcttactgaccataaacttttgaacagtagtgtatacttATTAAAAACTTGATCTTTTCTTGAAAATGAACTTCTCTGGTGTCTGTTCAGGGGGAGAAGTAGACCCAAATACCTGAACAAGACTTCGGTGCGTCCAGGCTTGAAGAATTGTGGGGATGTCAACTGCATCGGTCGGATACACACCTACCTGGAGCTCATTGGAGCTATTAACTTCAACTGCGGTAATGCTTGTTGCTCAGTCATTTGTATTTTGTGAATGTATAGTTCATCAGTAGAACATTCTCCCTCTCaattgactttctttctttctctttttctgtggATATGGGGATATATATAAGTGTACGGGTGTTTTTTATCTCTCTGGTATAGGggaaaacagagagagtgtgggGGTGTAATCTTGCCCAGAGACTGCAGTCTATGGTGAGAAAGAGTTACAGCTCACTGTTACTGTTCTCATCATCATTATCTGTGGACAACTCTTTTCATTTATCTGCTCATTTAATGATTCTTCTAATGTatttggtggtgtgtgtgtgtgtttgcagcgcACAAGGAAGCGGCGCATTCGGGACATGTGGGGGAATTGGTGTGATGTTAAAGATCTAGAGGGTCAGACGTATGAGGTATTGAATCCAAATCTGCAGTTCTTCTTAGAACTGAAACCACTCCAGGAAAGATTGTTTTTATGACCTGATACAATTAGAAtctattttaaagattttttaaaatgctataataatatatgtatttttaatgctttttctttttaagaaaatactttttgtttgtaCTTTCTCATTATTGGTCTCtgatttgtgtggtttttttgtcATCCAGCATCTGAGCGCAGAGGAGCTGGCTATCAGAAGAGAGGAGATGAAGAAGAAAGGACCAAAACCATCTAAACTACCCAAACAGAGAGGGTAACCACACACTCACTAATAAAACTGAAACCTTTAACATCTAGATCTTAATGTCATTAATAGCTAATCGTTTGTTTAATGATCTGGTTTATGGGCTTTTGATTGACACATCTTGAATTAATtcgatgttttttttatatgtggaTATCTTTTTTATCTATTcgttttttttatgtgcaaagcTTTTGGAGAGGGTACTGTGGTGTTcttatgattttttaatgattgttttttgtaagtattttactgcataaattaattctaaaaaaaaaaaaaaaaaagattaatcatGCCCCTTCATCCTTAAGACTGGAATACAGATTTGAAAACAGTAGGCATCATACACACTTGTTGACTTTGTAAGTGGCTGCAGATAAAAACTGTGCATTATCAGCTGGCTGGCTATGACTAAAGGCAACTAGTGTTGACTTCTCTAGATTGAAAATCAGTGCAAAAATCAgggcaaaagtcatgtagtgtgttCCAGCCGTCATGTAAATTCCAGAATTAGGAATTTTCCTATCATTGAAACAATTCAAGCATGAAGTGACACCTAAAGGTTTGTGTTTGCCAGTTCTGCTGCAGTTCCTCTTCATAATTCATGTGttcatcagggttattatagttaactaaaactaaaaacataaaaaaaaatatttatttgaaataaaataaacatttactgcaacaaaataaatgaaaaaaaaagaaacttatttcaggtagttgaccgtttattttatttaaactcattttatgtcaatttctcatttccatttagtttaatttgttgtAGAGATGGGATGTTTGACACTGAGGCTCTGAAGCCTGTTTTACTCTATTGAATCAGACTGGTTCGAAAGACTGTGTCGATGACGTTTGAGGCTACAGACGTCACAATAAAACACCTGAAGCGAGGTGACTGATTCGAATCTTTGGGCGCGTTGTAAGGAGACGTGAAATGCTTGGTGCTCCCTCCCTGCTTCATAGTAACATAGTTACACTTTCATGTGTGGACAATGATTCTCAGAATGAAGGCACAGCTGCTATTGCTGAGTACTGCTTTTGTGTAGAAACTGGAATCAAGATGTGTGAATCATTTGAAAGTGGCTGCTATAACTGCAGCCGACCACTAGATGTCACTGGTAGTGTCTGTCTTTGAGGCTTTGAAgctttgactctttttttttttggcacaatcAGGAAAAGCCTCACAAGGCTTCATCTGCGTATCTCttatttgatgtactaaaaaacgaaaactgaaaaaaaaaaaataataatttttacaggacacatcctggccatGATTTctgtattgcctaaaatatccaggttttgtctGTTTGCACTGCGCTGACATCcacgagagctatagagagcagacggcACCTTGTGCTTTCGTATCGctctcgtggtactttgatgtcatacaacaATTGTTCTACACAGCACCACTtcaagccaaacacacacaccaaatatgTACGCATCACTTTGACCTTCTCTGTAGAACTCACCTTCtaacgcaccacgattggtcgatccTGCATAatgcctgcatgttattggtaAAACTACTTTTTGATCATTAGATCAAGtgtgaaaacaggaaaacaaaatgaaaacctgGATATTTTTGGCAATATAGAATTCcatataaatagcatgtatgGGCCACCCTAGTGATAACACTGcagtttattttgttgtataaaaatgaatttcaTCAGACTTATTTTGTCTGTTGTGTCTCGTCTCAGGAACCATACAAAGTGATAGTTTGTGCTGAGGCTCTTGTTGTCATGGATATAGTAAGTATGACAAAGTGTTGGTTTCCAGacttgcattttcattcattcctcAGTATTATGTTGTACTAATAATTGAATCATTTCCCAGCATGCTCATGTATCCATGGGAGAGGTGATTGGCCTTTTAGGAGGAGCATATGAAGAGGAAGAGAAGGTGTTAAAGGTCagttaattaagttttttttgttcaatCAGTTTAGGAACACTGTGACAATAAATGCCTGttgatttgtttgtaattttgctAATGTTGTGTAATGCAGATCTGTGCAGCAGAGCCATGTAACAGCTTGAGCACAGGTCTGCAGTGTGAGATGGACCCTGTCTCTCAGACTCAGGCCTCGGAGCTGCtcggggtcaaaggtcacagtGTGGTGGGATGGTACCACTCTCATCCAGCCTTCGACCCCAACCCCTCCCTCAGAGACATTGACACTCAGGCCAAATACCAGGTTACACATCACTGTATTTTGTTGTAGTTGGACTAGGATGGTGTCCTTGCTTATGTGTCACatcctctctttctgtttttgtggCAGAGTTATTTCTCTCGAGGAGGTGCTCCGTTCATCGGGATGATTGTCAGCCCGTATAACTCAAGTAACCCATCTCCCCTGTCTCAGACCACCTGTCTGCTGGTCCAGGAGGAGACCGGACCCTCTGGACCTCAGAGTATGTCACAGCAGCACCTAGTGTAAATAATAGAATAGGCCCAGCAACAGCTACAGCTGAATTTGAATCAatttgaggtttgtgtttcaGGGTTTCCATACCGGTTTAACATCCAGTACTCATCTGAGCTTCCTGATTGGTCAGAAGTGATGAGAAGAGCAGAATGGGTGGTGTTCAAGTACAGGCTGTCTCATGGGTGAGCTGTGTGTTTCTGACTGTAAGAGGGAAGCAAGAATACATGAAAATATTACCAAGTTACAAAACACTGCacattataataatcataaacagTACTTACTATTCAGAATATTTGAATGTAGAGTATTTCTAACattgtttattagtatttgtattagtagcattttacattatttccaGCATTAAGACATAACTTTATTCTGCGAGgatacattaatttgatcaaaagtgacagtaaagacatttataatgtaataaatgatttctattgctgttcttttcaactttttattaatcaaataatcctaaaaaagtatGACAGTTGAAAATATGACAGTTGAATATTTTGTATTACGAATGTTTTATTGATTGAAAGTAGTTATGAATCATCATcttgatcagcatattagaatgatttctgaaggatcatgtaacactgaagaccggagtattGATGCTGATAATTCAGTTTTACTATCACAGGAAGAATAggttgcatttgaaaatataccTAATATGAATATTAGGAATGATGTGCCATTTTCTATATTGGGCTgacaaatggtaataatatttgtttttatatttttttatgtttttacaggtGTGTAGGATTTTACGGGGTCTTTCTTGTATGGTGTGCCTGGAAAAGGTAGTATGTCTCATCTAGACTTCACATCACACCCACAGACCGCCCTGATATTGCACATGAAAATTGCAAaagatttcagacaagctggctAAACTGATTGCATGACTACCTagaaacaaggttttcacacACTACTGTCAAAAGCACTTCTGAGTACACTAGAGGATGGCATGGCCTACATGAACTGAGCAAATCTTTGAAAGATATTAGTGTTTTCTTTGAGGTAATTGGTAGGATGCAGGATATCCACAAAAACTAATTCTAATGGTTCACAgtgaatttatttgcatttagtcGAATGAGTTCTGCTAAATAATGATTATTCTTTTCATTATAATTAactgttatttgttttgtctgtctgtagATGCTTACATCAATCCGGAAGACTTTGGAGCAGGTCTCAGAGATTGATATAGAGACTTTCCTGGTACAGATAGAAACCTTGTTTAATACACATTTTGTCCCTGAGACCGGCTCTTCCTCCTTTCATCTTCATGAAACAGCAACACATCCTCAGTTACTGTCATTCATCTCCTCTGAGCCAATCAACAGCAGCCATGCCACGGATGAGACGTGTGTTACTGAGTCTGACAGCCCAGATGAATTGTACACTACAAGACCTGTCAACCACGTTAAAAGCTGTAATGAAGAAGAGGATGCACCTGTTACACAGTCTA
The sequence above is drawn from the Cyprinus carpio isolate SPL01 chromosome B20, ASM1834038v1, whole genome shotgun sequence genome and encodes:
- the mysm1 gene encoding LOW QUALITY PROTEIN: histone H2A deubiquitinase MYSM1 (The sequence of the model RefSeq protein was modified relative to this genomic sequence to represent the inferred CDS: substituted 1 base at 1 genomic stop codon); the protein is MADELLDVVDIEGDECDERVGDLNSAEILQDQYLQSAWKKNSSILPWTLDSSISDENREAIESMLLEEQYYFASKKAPKVAWTNEKTKVKKALVKSSGAQTRWVEEEKDLFEKGLAQFGRRWTKIAKLIGTRTVLQVKSYAKQYFKNKSKTDTPAKVPSSNVTSDTMSVPSIQPHVSALTNAVRIEQLSDDEDVDITDDCSDDGLQCENQPEPPGSPECNHKEELSPMPHPLDVLLNPVSESGSTAEDGATEPVTNGNAGIITHIEIDSEPEEESGTRFSKSGSPGKHSLSEEESTEREDKTESGGSPEEEVEEDQEELRAPDQEVVLDLNTITEEEKQAFPEFFEGRPSKTPERYLKIRNYILDQWGRSRPKYLNKTSVRPGLKNCGDVNCIGRIHTYLELIGAINFNCGNGKTERVWGCNLAQRLQSMRTRKRRIRDMWGNWCDVKDLEGQTYEHLSAEELAIRREEMKKKGPKPSKLPKQRGLVRKTVSMTFEATDVTIKHLKRDQHVWATLVITLQFILLYKNEFHQTYFVCCVSSQEPYKVIVCAEALVVMDIHAHVSMGEVIGLLGGAYEEEEKVLKICAAEPCNSLSTGLQCEMDPVSQTQASELLGVKGHSVVGWYHSHPAFDPNPSLRDIDTQAKYQSYFSRGGAPFIGMIVSPYNSSNPSPLSQTTCLLVQEETGPSGPQRFPYRFNIQYSSELPDWSEVMRRAEWVVFKYRLSHGXAVCRILRGLSCMVCLEKMLTSIRKTLEQVSEIDIETFLVQIETLFNTHFVPETGSSSFHLHETATHPQLLSFISSEPINSSHATDETCVTESDSPDELYTTRPVNHVKSCNEEEDAPVTQSISPV